One Halobaculum sp. CBA1158 DNA segment encodes these proteins:
- a CDS encoding VOC family protein, with translation MATDDRDDGDVPPADRSDIPVTAETPDSALSVTGTDHITLIGSNEEDTVEFYRDVLGMPLVMRQPNLDAPEVTHLFFDSGDGRIITFFVEESRESAAGQRPGIGAVHHLAFSIEAEELPDIKEALSEHGHRFSEFDRGAFHSLYTRDHNGLTIELVVDKYELPDDRRGEVMALAQSKRVAAGDDYVDDEHMEAAIDELGLDVVRNEVPDAATGTGYTE, from the coding sequence ATGGCAACGGACGACCGCGACGACGGCGACGTGCCCCCGGCGGACCGCTCTGACATTCCCGTGACGGCCGAGACGCCCGACAGCGCGCTCTCGGTGACGGGCACCGACCACATCACCCTGATCGGGAGCAACGAGGAGGACACCGTCGAGTTCTACCGCGACGTGCTCGGCATGCCGCTTGTGATGCGCCAGCCGAACCTCGACGCGCCCGAGGTCACCCACCTGTTCTTCGACAGCGGCGACGGCCGCATCATCACGTTCTTCGTCGAGGAGAGCCGCGAGTCGGCCGCGGGGCAGCGTCCCGGCATCGGCGCGGTCCACCACCTCGCGTTCTCCATCGAGGCCGAGGAGTTGCCCGATATCAAGGAGGCGCTCTCGGAGCACGGTCACCGATTCAGCGAGTTCGACCGCGGCGCGTTCCACTCGCTGTACACCCGCGATCACAACGGTCTCACCATCGAGCTGGTCGTCGACAAGTACGAACTGCCCGACGACCGCCGCGGCGAGGTGATGGCGCTGGCGCAGTCGAAGCGCGTCGCCGCCGGCGACGACTACGTCGACGACGAGCACATGGAGGCCGCCATCGACGAACTCGGCCTCGACGTGGTGCGAAACGAGGTGCCCGACGCCGCGACCGGAACCGGCTACACCGAGTAG
- a CDS encoding ATP-binding protein translates to MTPLASSLTTAGIAALPMEVAVVAEDGTIVLVNDAWRRFADENHGVHPDYWVGENYLDVGERAFEDPYARETVDGLRALLDGSEEHLAIEYPCHSPTEQRWFRLDAAGFALDGERYAMVVHHDITVQRLAELRSAARQSQLETLLGVLTHDIRNPLNVIEGYADLVADEIGDTAEIDTIRRAAVRIAEIAEATLEFTESGALSTVEPVRPSDLAREAWDTVATPDATVTVHRTGVVHGDRRLLLQLLENLFRNAVTHAGPDCAVTVGPLPDGFYVEDDGPGVPPAVRDRAAEADFSTAGTGGLGLAIVRAVVDAHGGTLSITDAESGGARFEITHVDVAPE, encoded by the coding sequence ATGACACCCCTCGCATCGTCGCTAACGACGGCGGGGATCGCCGCGCTCCCCATGGAGGTGGCTGTCGTCGCCGAGGACGGGACGATCGTCCTGGTGAACGACGCGTGGCGTCGGTTCGCCGACGAGAACCACGGCGTACACCCCGACTACTGGGTCGGCGAGAACTATCTCGACGTGGGAGAACGGGCGTTCGAGGACCCGTACGCCCGCGAGACCGTCGACGGGCTCCGCGCGCTCCTGGACGGGTCCGAGGAACACCTCGCGATCGAGTACCCGTGTCACTCCCCGACGGAGCAACGCTGGTTCCGACTCGACGCCGCCGGGTTCGCGCTGGACGGCGAGCGATACGCGATGGTCGTCCATCACGACATCACCGTCCAGCGCCTCGCCGAGTTGCGCTCTGCGGCGCGACAGTCGCAGCTCGAAACGCTGCTCGGCGTTCTCACGCACGACATCCGCAACCCGCTGAACGTCATCGAGGGGTACGCCGACCTGGTCGCCGACGAGATCGGCGACACCGCGGAGATCGACACGATCCGACGCGCGGCGGTTCGGATCGCCGAGATCGCCGAGGCGACGCTGGAGTTCACCGAAAGCGGCGCGCTGTCGACGGTGGAGCCGGTCAGGCCGTCCGACCTCGCGCGGGAGGCGTGGGACACCGTGGCGACCCCGGACGCGACCGTGACCGTCCACCGGACGGGGGTCGTCCACGGCGACAGACGACTGCTGTTGCAGTTGCTGGAGAACCTCTTTCGCAACGCCGTCACCCACGCGGGACCCGACTGCGCGGTGACCGTCGGTCCGCTCCCCGACGGCTTCTACGTCGAGGACGACGGGCCGGGCGTTCCGCCGGCGGTCCGCGACCGAGCCGCCGAGGCGGACTTCTCGACGGCCGGAACGGGCGGCCTCGGACTGGCGATCGTCAGGGCGGTCGTCGACGCCCACGGGGGAACGCTGTCGATCACGGACGCCGAGTCCGGCGGGGCGCGCTTCGAGATCACCCACGTCGACGTGGCCCCCGAGTAG
- a CDS encoding cupin domain-containing protein yields MEPVTLSEAFDSFDEPWSPRLAAELNGQAVKLARLDGSFVWHSHPDADELFWVIEGGPLDIEFREEPTATLEPGELLVVPAGVDHRPVAREPAKVALFEPAGTENTGDAGDTGDERTSDVTELATGVSRGRVGVSGDAGDDSSDHDEPR; encoded by the coding sequence ATGGAACCGGTGACGCTCTCGGAGGCGTTCGACTCGTTCGATGAGCCGTGGTCGCCCAGGCTGGCGGCGGAGTTGAACGGGCAGGCGGTGAAGCTCGCGCGCCTCGACGGGTCGTTCGTCTGGCACAGCCACCCCGACGCGGACGAGCTGTTCTGGGTGATCGAGGGGGGACCGCTCGACATCGAGTTCCGCGAGGAGCCGACGGCGACGCTGGAGCCGGGCGAACTGCTCGTCGTCCCCGCGGGCGTCGACCACCGACCGGTCGCCCGCGAGCCGGCGAAGGTGGCGCTGTTCGAGCCGGCCGGCACCGAGAACACCGGCGACGCCGGCGACACCGGCGACGAGCGCACCAGCGACGTGACCGAACTGGCGACGGGCGTGAGTCGCGGCCGCGTCGGCGTCTCCGGCGACGCTGGCGACGATAGCAGCGACCACGATGAACCCCGGTGA
- a CDS encoding histidine kinase N-terminal 7TM domain-containing protein, whose protein sequence is MHVLASGTLVAVMLVTIAVGTTAALLAWRERPEQGAVPLAAMLAGQVWWSVFFVFEIRASTYAGKVFYSDIQWVGVVVIPVAWFLFAMEYTGRDQYVRPRYVALLLAIPAVTVALAFTQNAHDLLYLETTLVTEDGVRLLRRTGGPWYWIVTGYTYLLGLLGSIPLLGLVNSDAVPFRGQSLGLLVGTVAPWASNALFLLGVMPTPGLDPTPVFFAISGVAYLGALTRFRLLGTSPSPNHRARRLVFERMREGAVVVDRHGYVVDMNEQAADVLGVDPDDALGRPADGVIPRYDRLPAEGHSTRHLTVDAGTASRQYDATVTAIEDFHDRPLGRVISFHDVSDHLRQQQRLEVLNRVLRHNIRTETNLIYGHADLMSAADDRVDAVKEGALRIEEISDKARDVIDIFERGRRQGESVPLEPVLRECAERVHERFPAVDAEVTVDAGDAAVSPVVTAVFENLVENAAEHNTADDPRVRVRATRVSVDGGRDDGDRPEGSAPDRSRGDPRGVADGERVRVRVVDNGPGIDDHERAVLDRGNETALEHGSGLGLWLVVWGTDMAGGEVRFEDREGGGTAVTVEVPVVDEGDGGGGGDGADSSGDGGGSVDRERHGGGDRRDHEA, encoded by the coding sequence ATGCACGTGCTCGCGTCGGGGACGCTGGTCGCTGTGATGCTGGTCACGATCGCGGTCGGGACGACGGCCGCGCTGCTCGCGTGGCGCGAGCGACCCGAACAGGGAGCGGTGCCGCTGGCGGCGATGCTGGCCGGACAGGTGTGGTGGTCGGTGTTCTTCGTGTTCGAGATCCGGGCGTCCACGTACGCCGGGAAGGTGTTCTACTCCGACATCCAGTGGGTCGGCGTGGTGGTCATCCCGGTGGCGTGGTTCCTGTTCGCGATGGAGTACACCGGCCGCGACCAGTACGTCCGCCCGCGGTACGTCGCCCTGCTGCTCGCGATTCCGGCCGTGACGGTCGCGCTCGCGTTCACCCAGAACGCACACGACCTGCTGTACCTCGAGACGACGCTCGTCACCGAGGACGGCGTTCGGCTGTTGCGACGGACCGGCGGGCCGTGGTACTGGATCGTCACCGGGTACACGTACCTGCTCGGCCTGCTGGGGTCGATCCCGCTGCTCGGACTGGTGAACAGCGACGCGGTCCCGTTCCGGGGACAGAGCCTCGGCCTGCTCGTCGGGACGGTCGCCCCGTGGGCGAGCAACGCGCTGTTTCTCCTGGGCGTGATGCCCACTCCCGGGCTCGATCCGACGCCGGTGTTCTTCGCGATCTCGGGAGTCGCGTACCTCGGCGCGCTCACCCGCTTTCGCCTGCTCGGGACGAGCCCCTCGCCGAATCACCGCGCGCGACGGCTCGTGTTCGAACGGATGCGCGAGGGCGCAGTCGTCGTCGACCGCCACGGCTACGTCGTCGACATGAACGAGCAGGCCGCGGACGTCCTCGGTGTCGACCCCGACGACGCGCTCGGGCGACCGGCCGACGGGGTGATCCCGCGGTACGACCGACTGCCCGCGGAGGGCCACTCGACGCGACACCTCACGGTCGACGCCGGCACCGCGAGCCGCCAGTACGACGCGACCGTCACCGCGATCGAGGACTTCCACGACCGTCCGCTGGGTCGAGTTATCTCGTTTCACGACGTGAGCGACCACCTCCGCCAGCAGCAACGGCTGGAGGTGTTGAACCGCGTCCTCCGGCACAACATCCGGACGGAGACGAACCTCATCTACGGCCACGCGGACCTCATGTCCGCCGCCGACGACCGCGTGGACGCGGTGAAGGAGGGGGCGCTTCGCATCGAGGAGATCAGCGACAAGGCCCGCGACGTGATCGACATCTTCGAGCGCGGCCGTCGGCAGGGAGAGTCTGTGCCGCTGGAACCGGTGTTGCGGGAGTGCGCCGAGCGCGTCCACGAGCGCTTCCCCGCGGTCGACGCCGAGGTGACCGTCGACGCCGGCGACGCCGCCGTCTCCCCGGTGGTGACGGCCGTCTTCGAGAACCTCGTCGAGAATGCCGCCGAGCACAACACCGCCGACGACCCGCGGGTTCGCGTGCGGGCGACCCGCGTCTCCGTCGACGGGGGACGCGACGACGGCGACCGACCGGAGGGATCGGCTCCGGATCGCTCCCGCGGCGACCCACGCGGCGTCGCCGACGGCGAGAGGGTCCGCGTGCGCGTCGTCGACAACGGCCCCGGAATCGACGACCACGAGCGGGCCGTGCTCGACCGCGGCAACGAGACCGCCCTGGAGCACGGGAGCGGCCTCGGCCTGTGGCTGGTCGTCTGGGGCACCGACATGGCCGGCGGCGAGGTCCGCTTCGAGGACCGCGAGGGGGGCGGCACGGCCGTCACCGTCGAGGTGCCCGTGGTCGACGAGGGCGACGGAGGCGGCGGGGGCGACGGGGCGGACTCGAGCGGTGACGGAGGCGGATCGGTCGACCGGGAGCGTCACGGGGGCGGGGACCGTCGAGACCACGAGGCGTGA
- a CDS encoding UbiA family prenyltransferase has translation MPHEQNHTAEGYDRSDIGDRVREPGAHVVERVTDIGERAGNALVYSSAYLAVVAMAEVAIAMTLLSLPPSPAPLVVGLVTFAVYTHDRVADADTDAVSDPERSAFVRRHRNALYLLGSVSYGLALALAVLGGPVALAATLIPGAFWLAYAADVMPAFGSRLRRLKEVFLVNSLIVALAWATTLTALPVAFTDAAVTPTTLVVFGYFLLRSFVDTEIPNVGDVVADRAIGVSTLPTVLGVSATRRALVAVDLCTVGVVAAAVATGALSAAPAVALGVGVAYSVGVIAMLDRVDADAVALAAECEYLVVAAVLFAPALVA, from the coding sequence ATGCCACACGAGCAGAACCACACCGCCGAGGGGTACGATCGAAGCGACATCGGTGATCGGGTACGCGAACCAGGGGCCCACGTCGTCGAGCGAGTGACCGACATCGGCGAGCGAGCCGGGAACGCGCTGGTGTACAGTTCCGCGTATCTGGCGGTCGTCGCGATGGCGGAGGTGGCGATCGCGATGACGCTGTTGTCGCTGCCGCCGAGTCCGGCCCCGCTGGTCGTGGGGCTGGTGACGTTCGCGGTGTACACCCACGATCGGGTCGCCGACGCCGACACCGACGCCGTCTCCGACCCCGAGCGTTCGGCGTTCGTCCGCCGGCATCGGAACGCGTTGTACCTGCTGGGATCGGTGTCGTACGGGCTGGCGCTCGCGCTCGCCGTGCTGGGCGGCCCCGTCGCGCTGGCGGCGACGCTGATCCCCGGGGCGTTCTGGCTCGCGTACGCGGCCGACGTGATGCCCGCGTTCGGCTCGCGACTGCGCCGCCTGAAGGAGGTGTTCCTCGTCAACTCCCTGATCGTCGCGCTGGCGTGGGCGACGACGCTGACGGCGCTGCCGGTGGCGTTCACCGACGCCGCCGTGACGCCGACGACGCTTGTCGTGTTCGGATACTTCCTGTTGCGGTCGTTCGTCGACACCGAGATCCCCAACGTGGGCGACGTGGTCGCCGACCGCGCGATCGGGGTGTCGACGCTGCCGACGGTCCTCGGCGTGTCGGCGACCCGGCGGGCGCTGGTCGCGGTCGACCTCTGTACCGTCGGCGTCGTCGCGGCCGCGGTCGCGACGGGGGCGCTGTCGGCGGCTCCCGCGGTCGCCCTCGGCGTCGGCGTGGCGTACTCCGTCGGAGTGATCGCCATGCTCGACCGCGTCGACGCCGACGCGGTCGCGCTGGCGGCCGAGTGCGAGTACCTCGTCGTCGCCGCGGTGCTGTTCGCGCCGGCGTTGGTCGCGTAG
- a CDS encoding dual specificity protein phosphatase has protein sequence MDEVFKSIYVGTESDANDESLLRNHGVDVVISLTHSNPETGDIALVDVPMVDGPQNSYQAFAEAVETVVGHRENDRCVLVHCSAGSSRSPSVAAAAIPRLSDTTLDEAFEQILERRPETDPHDALVRQAVKITREGSG, from the coding sequence ATGGACGAAGTATTCAAAAGTATCTACGTAGGGACAGAATCCGACGCCAACGACGAGTCACTTCTACGGAACCACGGTGTCGACGTCGTCATCTCGTTGACCCACAGCAACCCGGAGACAGGAGACATCGCCCTTGTAGATGTACCAATGGTAGACGGCCCTCAGAACAGTTACCAGGCATTCGCTGAAGCCGTAGAAACGGTCGTGGGACACCGTGAAAACGATCGGTGCGTCCTGGTTCACTGTTCGGCCGGATCCTCTCGAAGCCCGTCAGTCGCCGCAGCGGCGATACCGAGACTGTCGGATACCACGCTCGACGAGGCTTTCGAGCAGATACTCGAACGGAGGCCGGAAACCGATCCACACGACGCACTGGTTCGTCAGGCCGTCAAAATCACTCGTGAGGGAAGTGGTTGA